Proteins from a genomic interval of Callospermophilus lateralis isolate mCalLat2 chromosome 1, mCalLat2.hap1, whole genome shotgun sequence:
- the Lrrc17 gene encoding leucine-rich repeat-containing protein 17, with amino-acid sequence MRVFTIVILLCLCKAAELRKGSPGSVRSRTNHGRAGGSRRSSNPVKRYAPGLPCDVYTYLHEKYLDCQERKLVYVLPTWPQDLLHMLLARNKIRILKNNMFSKFKNLKSLDLQQNEISKIESEAFFGLNKLTTLLLQHNKIKVLREEVFIYMPLLSYLRLYDNPWHCSCELETLISMLQIPKNRNLGNYAKCASPHELKNKKLLQLKSEQLCNEEEKEQPDPKPQVSGRPPVIRPEADSTLCYNYVFPIQTLDCKRKELKKIPTNIPPDIVKLDLSYNKINQLRPKEFEDVHELKKLNLSSNTIEFIDPAAFLGLTHLEELDLSNNRLQNFDYGVLEDLYFLKLLWLRDNPWRCDYNIHYLFYWLIHHYNVHYNGLECKTPEEYKGWSVGKYVRSYYEECPKDKLPAYPETFDQDTDDDEWEKIHKDHTTKKQGVRITIVG; translated from the exons ATGCGCGTGTTTACTATTGTAATATTGCTTTGCCTTTGTAAAGCTGCTGAGCTGCGCAAGGGAAGCCCTGGCAGTGTAAGAAGCCGAACAAATCATGGCCGGGCAGGTGGGAGCCGGAGAAGCTCCAACCCAGTAAAGCGCTACGCACCAGGTCTCCCCTGTGATGTGTACACATATCTCCATGAGAAATATTTAGACTGTCAAGAAAGAAAATTAGTTTATGTGCTACCTACCTGGCCTCAAGATTTGCTGCACATGCTTTTAGCAAGAAACAAGATCCGCATATTGAAAAACAACATGTTTTCCAAATTTAAAAACCTGAAAAGCCTGGACCTGCAACAGAATGAGATCTCCAAAATTGAGAGTGAAGCCTTCTTTGGCTTAAACAAACTTACCACCCTTTTGCTACAGCACAATAAGATCAAAGTCTTGAGAGAGGAGGTGTTCATATATATGCCTCTCCTGAGCTACCTGCGACTCTATGACAACCCCTGGCACTGTAGTTGTGAGTTAGAAACCCTCATTTCAATGTTGCAGATTCCAAAGAACCGAAATTTGGGAAACTATGCCAAGTGCGCAAGCCCAcatgaactaaaaaataaaaaattgctgCAGCTAAAATCTGAACAGTTGTGtaatgaagaagaaaaggaaCAACCGGACCCAAAACCCCAAGTATCAGGGAGACCCCCAGTCATCAGGCCTGAGGCAGACTCAACTCTGTGCTACAATTACGTGTTTCCCATACAAACGCTGGACTGCAAAAGGAAAG AGTTGAAGAAAATTCCAACCAATATCCCTCCAGATATTGTTAAACTTGACTTATCATACAATAAAATCAACCAACTTCGACCCAAGGAATTTGAAGATGTTCATGAGCTTAAGAAATTGAACCTCAGCAGTAACACCATTGAATTCATAGACCCTG CTGCTTTTTTAGGGCTCACACATTTAGAAGAGCTAGATTTATCAAACAACAGGCTGCAAAACTTTGACTATGGAGTATTAGAAGACTTGTATTTTTTGAAACTCTTATGGCTCAGAGATAATCCTTGGAGATGTGACTACAACATCCACTACCTCTTCTATTGGTTAATACACCACTACAATGTCCATTATAATGGCCTGGAATGCAAAACGCCAGAAGAATACAAAGGATGGTCTGTGGGAAAATATGTCCGGAGTTACTATGAAGAATGCCCCAAAGACAAGTTACCAGCATACCCTGAGACATTTGACCAGGATACAGATGATGAcgaatgggaaaaaatacacaAGGATCATACAACAAAGAAACAAGGTGTAAGAATCACTATAGTGGGATAA